One Papaver somniferum cultivar HN1 chromosome 10, ASM357369v1, whole genome shotgun sequence genomic window carries:
- the LOC113318163 gene encoding protein BLISTER-like: MASAQVSRKQDLEAGKRKLEEFRKKKAERRIGKKVAPIGQTQPAADVSQSEDKKALQIPDSDGAGPSERNGVSYEEPPPSAVVRDDTKAYDSSQTTELGSSSVTHDSPPISNKTHDVLLYAGPFQKPAADQDSRWYDRSRLPESQSVNYAGLREDMNHNIDSAGTREPTYEATVDQPATPKPFYRTGGTDTNSQSDYYSRYDGHLRQDSKEFSAKAPETSHVFNADFQFDKLADDVGFGTLSTSGSQYEDRIHPSANLTESVLDFKNKHGGSDFNGASFLEERRKFNNSINHQQGTDNAPWLSSELPSIDYKLDSRSSSNHVPHTASIAGNRQSRPSFLGSLNVNTVPSESHISCTDQEKSEPFLIASKAKNQTQFSSASRWPFSSTVGNFDSLKSDLFGSSEPLLNLSVSIGNDAETLRQSTKENNAERKQESFLPKHDENFAALEQHIEDLTQEKFSLQRSLDASRSLSESLAAENSSLTDSYNQQGALVNQLRLDMERLQEEIRAQLLEIESIKMEYVNAQLECTAADERAQILTSEVIELEEKALRLRSSELKLERQLENSNDEITSYKRKVSILEKERQDLQLTINAMQEEKKVLQSKLRNASGGEKSFDVQTPSVKDMLTSTQDLEVSGGEIMSSTFDPEMQEAAFPLPGSSSAIQLPENSQFHPSVSSAAIPPDQLYMIGNINSLISELVLEKEELTRALVSESSNSSTLKELNRELSRKLEAQTQRLELLTAQSMASENLQARQPDLLTMNDSTTYADEGDEVVERVLGWIMKLLPGGPTKRRTSKLL, encoded by the exons CTCGAAGAGTTTCGTAAGAAAAAAGCAGAAAGGCGAATCGGCAAAAAGGTTGCACCAATTGGCCAGACGCAGCCTGCTGCTGATGTTAGTCAATCAGAAGACAAAAAAGCTCTACAAATTCCTGATTCAGATGGAGCTGGTCCATCGGAAAGAAATGGTGTTTCATACGAAGAACCTCCTCCTTCGGCAGTCGTTCGCGATGACACTAAAGCATATGATTCATCCCAGACTACTGAACTGGGTTCCTCTAGTGTAACTCATGATAGCCCCCCCATCTCTAACAAAACACATGATGTATTATTATATGCCGGTCCATTTCAGAAACCTGCAGCTGATCAGGActcgagatggtatgatcggtcaAGGCTtcctgagtcacaatctgttaATTATGCTGGTCTACGGGAAGATATGAACCATAACATTGACAGTGCAGGAACTCGAGAACCAACATATGAGGCCACAGTAGACCAGCCTGCTACTCCTAAACCATTCTATCGAACAGGGGGGACTGATACAAACTCCCAATCTGATTATTACTCCAGATATGATGGTCATTTAAGACAAGATTCAAAGGAATTTTCAGCCAAAGCTCCAGAAACATCTCATGTTTTTAATGCAGATTTTCAATTTGATAAGTTGGCTGATGATGTTGGATTTGGTACTTTGTCAACGAGTGGCAGTCAATATGAAG ATCGTATACATCCATCTGCCAACTTAACAGAGTCGGTTCTTGATTTCAAGAACAAACATGGTGGTTCAGATTTTAATGGTGCTAGTTTTCTTGAGGAAAGAAGGAAgtttaataattctattaatcaTCAGCAGGGCACAGATAATGCACCTTGGCTGTCATCAGAATTACCCTCCATCGATTATAAATTAGATTCAAGAAGTTCCTCTAATCATGTTCCTCACACAGCTTCCATTGCTGGAAATCGGCAATCTCGTCCATCTTTTCTGGGCTCGCTTAATGTAAATACAGTCCCTTCAGAGTCACACATATCTTGTACTGACCAAGAAAAATCTGAACCATTTCTCATAGCTTCTAAAGCTAAAAATCAGACTCAATTTTCATCTGCTTCTCGGTGGCCTTTTTCCAGTACTGTTGGAAATTTTGACAGTCTGAAATCAGATCTATTTGGTTCTTCGGAGCCTCTTCTTAATCTTTCAGTTTCTATTGGTAATGACGCGGAAACACTGAGGCAGAGTACAAAGGAAAATAATGCGGAGAGAAAGCAAGAATCTTTTTTACCAAAGCATGATGAGAACTTTGCTGCTCTAGAACAG CATATTGAAGACCTGACTCAAGAAAAGTTCTCACTGCAGCGATCTCTTGATGCTTCAAGATCTTTATCAGAATCATTGGCTGCGGAAAATTCGTCTCTCACAGATAGCTATAACCAGCAG GGAGCATTAGTTAACCAACTAAGATTAGACATGGAAAGATTACAGGAGGAAATCAGAGCTCAGCTG CTTGAAATTGAGTCCATCAAAATGGAGTATGTTAATGCACAACTGGAATGTACTGCAGCTGATGAACGAGCACAAATATTGACTTCAGAAGTCATTGAGTTGGAAGAAAAG GCACTCAGACTGAGATCAAGTGAGCTAAAGTTGGAGAGGCAATTGGAGAATTCAAATGATGAAATTACTTCATACAA GAGGAAAGTGTCTATACTGGAGAAAGAGCGTCAAGACTTGCAACTCACTATTAATGCTATGCAAGAAG AGAAAAAGGTATTGCAATCGAAGCTACGGAATGCATCTGGAGGTGAAAAATCATTTGACGTCCAAACTCCCTCTGTCAAAGATATGTTAACTTCTACACAAGACTTAG AAGTAAGTGGTGGGGAAATTATGTCAAGCACGTTTGATCCTGAAATGCAAGAAGCTGCTTTTCCTCTCCCCGGTAGTAGCTCTGCCATCCAACTGCCTGAGAATAGCCAATTCCATCCTTCAGTCTCATCTGCAGCTATTCCACCCGATCAATTATACATgattggaaacatcaattccttgATTTCGGAG TTAGTATTGGAGAAAGAAGAGTTGACCAGGGCCTTGGTTTCAGAATCATCTAATAGTTCAACTCTGAAG GAACTGAATAGGGAATTATCCCGCAAACTGGAGGCTCAGACCCAGCGGTTGGAGCTCTTGACTGCGCAAAGTATGGCCAGTGAAAATCTTCAGGCAAGACAACCAGATCTACTGACAATGAATGATAGCACAACATACGCGGACGAAGGAGATGag GTGGTAGAAAGAGTTTTAGGTTGGATAATGAAGCTCTTACCAGGAGGTCCAACTAAGCGGCGAACCAGCAAACTTCTATGA